One genomic region from Leptolyngbyaceae cyanobacterium JSC-12 encodes:
- a CDS encoding hypothetical protein (IMG reference gene:2510094420): MEGTTFPSVLMLIEKIKSRLQTPTLLEDVASEFKISPGAALDIAFSLGAKLADSTLSFNKSSLLLGLQKQNRELKQELLEQTRLNKLISLELEAAESRNHLLDTLHTNSGGPTLKIPATDLEEATAIILASDWHVGERVDRKTTNGLNEFNPDIATKRAGKFFANACKLIEKERHSVPINHAILWLGGDLITGYIHEELQESNYLSPVEESLLVQDLVSDGISYLLKYVDKITVICSYGNHGRTEKKKRISTGAKNSYEWLLYQQLAHRIKSVDWHVGSGYFSYLQLYDQVIRFHHGDGIKYHGGIGGVTVPLIKFVNRCNTQTKATLDVVGHFHTLTFHNQFIVNGSLIGMTPYAMQIGCSYERPQQGFLVVEQKHGITSQAPILVED; this comes from the coding sequence ATGGAGGGGACTACATTCCCCTCCGTTTTAATGTTAATTGAAAAAATCAAGTCACGGCTTCAAACTCCTACTTTACTGGAAGACGTAGCTTCAGAATTTAAGATTTCACCGGGGGCAGCTCTAGATATTGCCTTTTCCCTTGGAGCGAAGTTGGCAGACAGTACCCTGAGCTTTAATAAAAGCTCGTTACTCCTTGGTCTTCAAAAACAAAATAGAGAGTTAAAGCAAGAGCTTTTAGAGCAAACAAGACTTAATAAACTAATAAGCCTTGAGTTAGAAGCCGCTGAAAGTAGAAATCATCTACTAGACACACTTCATACAAATAGTGGAGGTCCTACTCTAAAAATTCCTGCTACTGATTTAGAAGAAGCAACTGCAATCATCCTCGCCTCAGATTGGCATGTGGGTGAAAGAGTTGACCGTAAAACCACTAATGGGTTAAATGAGTTTAATCCTGATATAGCTACTAAACGAGCTGGCAAGTTCTTTGCAAACGCTTGCAAATTGATAGAAAAGGAAAGACATAGCGTTCCGATTAACCACGCTATTCTATGGCTTGGTGGTGACCTGATCACAGGGTATATACACGAAGAGCTACAAGAATCAAACTACTTATCTCCTGTTGAAGAAAGTTTACTAGTTCAAGATCTAGTAAGTGATGGTATTTCTTACTTATTAAAATACGTCGATAAAATAACAGTTATTTGCTCCTACGGAAATCACGGTCGTACCGAGAAGAAAAAGCGGATTAGCACAGGAGCTAAAAATAGCTATGAATGGTTACTTTATCAACAATTAGCGCACAGAATCAAATCGGTGGACTGGCATGTGGGAAGTGGATACTTCTCTTATTTACAACTTTACGACCAAGTAATCCGCTTTCATCATGGTGACGGGATTAAGTATCACGGAGGTATCGGAGGGGTAACAGTTCCACTTATTAAATTTGTTAATCGTTGTAACACACAAACTAAAGCGACATTAGATGTAGTGGGACATTTTCACACTCTTACTTTTCATAACCAGTTTATTGTAAACGGGTCTTTAATTGGCATGACTCCTTACGCAATGCAGATTGGTTGCTCGTATGAAAGACCACAACAAGGGTTTCTGGTTGTAGAACAAAAGCATGGAATAACCAGTCAGGCTCCTATTCTGGTTGAAGACTGA